The DNA window CTCAAAACCCCGATCCGTCGGATCAGGAAATCCGAAAGGCTCTGGACGGCAATAAGTGCCGATGTTCCGGATACGTGAAAATCTTTGACGCTGTCCATTTGGCTGCTGAAAGGATGAGAGACCATGGATAAAACCTTCGCATCGGTGGGACACGACGTTCAGAAGGTGGACGGGCTCTCCCTGGCCACGGGAACAGGGCGATACACCGACGATTTCGACGCTCCGGGAACGCTGCACGTGGCGGTTCTGCGTTCGCCCCATGCTCATGCGCTTATCACCGATATCGATGTCTCCCAGGCCCAGGCCTTTCCTGGCGTAGTGGATGTCCTCACATACAAAAATGCCTACGAGGACATGCCCAGGGTCGTTCACACTACTGCGGGGCAGGGATTTCCTGAGCCGTCACCCTATGATTCCTGGCTTTTCGACGACAAGGTTCGATTCGTGGGTGATCGGGTAGCAGCAGTGGCTGCCGAGACCTTGGATATCGCGAGGGAGGCCATCTCGAAGATCAGGGTTACCTACGATGTTCTCGAGCCTCTGTTCGATCCAGAGCTATCTTTAACTCCCGGGGCGCCAGTGGTTCATGATCGGGACGAGTACATGCCCATCCCGGTGCCCTACGAACCGGGTAAAAACCTGATGGCCGAGAAAATCTTCACCATTGGTGATGTGGATAAGGGGTTGGCCGAGGCTGACTTCATCCTCGATCAGGTCTACCATACCCACTATGCCCATCACTGCATGATGGAGCCGCACTCGACCTTCGTCACCTTTGATGATATTGGACGGTTGGTGGTGTACACGTCCACCAGTGTCCCCTTTCACACCAGGCGGATTCTGGCCCAGGTTCTGAGCATTCCCCTTCGCAAAATTCACGTGATCAAGCCCCGGGTTGGCGGGGCCTACGGCGGAAAGCAAGAGGTTCTACTGGAACCTCTTGCGGCCAAATTTGCCCTGCGTACCGGTCGTCCCGTCAAATTCATCTTCTCACGGGAGGAGGTCTTCATGGCTGCTCGTACGAGGCATCCCATGAGGGTTCACATTACCACCGGTCTCAAGGAGGACGGCACCATCACCGCATTGCGGATGGACGATTTGATGACCGCCGGGGCGTACGGCTCCCACGGCCTCACGGTCTTGTGTAACGCTGCCTCCAAGGTCCTTCCTCTGTTTAACAAGGTCGAGAACGTGGAGTTTATCGGACGAACCGTGTATACGAATCAGCCGGTTGGAGGCGCCTATCGGGGGTATGGGGTCACTCAGGCGACGTTCGGGTTTATGCAGCACGTCGATATAATCGCCCGTCGGACAGGTCAGGATATGTTGGAATACATAAAGAAGTGGCATATCAAGGAGGGCGAAGGCTCTCCCGTATTCGAGGCCATAGGCGAGGGGAAGGCCGGCGTTCCACAGGTTATCACCTGCTGTAAGCTGAGTGAGTGCATCGACCGAGGGGCTGAGGCTATCGGGTGGTACGAGAAACGGGATAAAAAACTCTCCGGCGGCCCCGACAAGGTTCGGGGCGTTGGAATGGCGGCGTCTATGCAGGGCTCGGGAATCCCCCTGATCGACATGGGAAGTGCCTATATGAAGCTCAACGAGGATGGCTCGTGTAACCTCCTCATGGGGGCCACAGACACCGGAACGGGGTCGGACACCATCATGTGCCAGATCGCGGCCGAAGTGTTGGGCGTTGCTCCGACCATGGTCGTGCCCTTGGCATCCGATACGGATGTAACCCCTTTTGACGATGGGGCCTACGCTTCCTCTGGTACCTACGTCTCCGGCGGTGCCGTTCGAACCTGTGCCGAGAAATTCCTGGAGAACATCCTGAAAGCGGCCTCCATGATGCTGGAGGTGCCGAGGGATCGGCTTGAGACCGCTCATGGCACCGTCTGGGATAGGGAAAATCGGGATAGCTGCACCGATTTTGGCGCTATCGCCCGATTTGCCATGTACGGCGCCGGTGAGAATCTTCACCAGATCCAGGCCTACGGATCCTATACGTCTCCCGTTTCGCCGCCGCCATTTATCGCCCAGTTCGCGGAGGTGGAGGTGGACACCAGGACCGGCGACGTCAAGGTGCTGCACTTCGTCAGCGCCGTGGACTGTGGGCACGCTCTGAATCCCCGGATGACGGAGGGACAGGTGGAGGGCGGGGTGCTCAACGGTATTGGCTATGCCCTTCGGGAGCAGTACCTCTTCGATAGCAAGGGACGTATGACCAACCCCGACTTTGGCAACTACAAGATTTTTGGATCGTTAGACGTGCCTAAAATAGATACCATACTGGTGGACTCCTACGAGGAGACCGGTCCCTTCGGAGCCAAGTCGGTCTCGGAGGTCTGCATCAACGGTCCGGCTCCGGCCATAGCCAACGCGGTCTTCGATGCCGTTGGTGTCCGAATCTTCGACCTGCCCCTGACACCGGAAAAAATCCTGGAGGCTCTGAAAAAACTGAAAAAGTGAAGGGGAGAGAGAGTCGGTGTCCGTGAGGGGAGGGGATATAGAGATGAACGAGAGGAGATACGTCGTTGGAAACGGCGTGGTGACCGACGGGATGGGGGTTTTCTACCCCGATGGGGCGCTTCTGATCGACGATGGGCACATCGTTGCTGTGGGGGCGTCGGATGAGCTGAAAAAAAAAGGGGACTCTCCGTGGGTTGATGTAGGAGGTCGCTTGATTCTACCAGGACTGACCAACATGCATCACCATCTGTATTCGTGTTTTGCTCCGGGTATCGCGCCTCATGGGAGCTCAGAGGATTTTATCGGTATTCTGAAAGAGCTGTGGTGGCCCCTGGATGCTGCGATGGACAGGGAGGCCGTGTATTGGTCTGCCCTGTGGGGGGCTTTGGATTGCTTGCGGCATGGTGTGACCACCGTCTTTGATCACCATGCATCCATGACGTTCGTCTCGGGTGCCCTGGATGCCGTCTCGGAAGGCATCGAACGAGCCGGTATTCGGGCCGTCCTTTGTCTGGAACTCTCTGATCGATTGGGACGGGATAAGCTCACTTCCCAGTTTGACGAAAACCTCCGTTTTTGGGAGTCTCATCGGAGTGATCCGATGAGACGAGGAATGTTGGGGCTTCATGCAAACTTCACTATTTCCGATGAATCCATGGCGTATATTGGAGGGCATAAGCCCAGGGACATGGCCGTTCATGTTCATTGCGGGGAAGGACGAGCCGATTACGACTATTGCAGGGCGATGGGCTATCATGGACCGGTCCATCGTCTTGAGGCTTTCGGTCTTCTCTCCTCGTCGGCGCTGTTGGCCCACTGTATCCATCTCTCTGACGAAGACCATCGTATCTTGGAAGAACTGTCCCCGGCGGTTGTGACAAACCCCGAGTCCAACGCCAACAACCAGGTGGGCAGCTTGGATCGGGGACGGATCCCCTCCTTTCTTCTTGGGACCGACGGCATGACCGGCGACATGGTGGCCTCCCTCCGGTCGGCCTTTCTCCTGGGTCGTCAGTCCCCGGATATCTGGGGAGGACTGCACAGATCGTTTTTTTCCCATCGGTACCCCTATGTTCGACGATTTTTTCCAGACCTTCGATGTTTTGAGATAGGCTCCGCCGCCGATGTGGCGGTTCTCGACTACGTCCCCACCTCGCCCATAGACGCAAACAACGTCTTGGGACACCTGGTCTTTGGAGCCAGAGGTGGAAATGCCTTTATGACCGTGGTCGGAGGGAAGATCCTCTGGCGTGATGGGGTCTTCGCCGATGAGGAGCTGAACCGCCGGGAGAGCGGAATCCTGGCTCGTTCGGCTGCTCGTCGTCTTCACGACCGTTTCGGCAGAAATCCGTGGTCGACCTACACGGAAGATGAATAACCGCATGTACATTTTAGGAGGGATTCTGTATGGCTGATCTGTCTGTGACCTTAGGCAACATGACCTTCAAAAACCCGGTTCTCCCGGCAGCTGGCCCTAACGTGATGCAACGGGCTCAGATGCTGGGCGCTGTCGATAAAGGGGCCGGCGGCATCGTGACCAAGACCATCTCCCGAGAGCCGGCGGTCTATCCTAAACCCTGCATCGCAAAGGGTCCCTGTGAAGGGTACCTCAACTGCGAGACCTGGTCGGACCGTCCATGGAGGGAGTATCTGGAGGATTACAGAGCTGTGAAGCAAACCGGTGTTCCTCTGATTTGCTCCATCGGCTATAGCCCGGAGGACGTTGCCGAACTTGGTCGAGCTCTGGAGGCCGAGGTGGGACCTCACGCCATCGAGTTCTCCACTCACTACGTGGGCAAGACTCTCGATCCTTTAAAAAAGGTGGCCGAGGCTCTGAAGGGGGCGGTCTCCTGTCCTGTCTGGATGAAGGTCTCGCCTAGTACACCGGATATTCCTGAGATGGCCAGAATTATGTCCCAGTACGTGGATGGCTTTGTGGCGGTCAACTCGGTGGGGCCAGCTCTGGATTTCGATATCGAAAAACCCAGGCCAAGGCTGGGCACGGAGGACGGTCATGGCTGGCTGTCTGGACCCGCTATCACGGGTGTGGCTCTCTACGCCGTCTATCAGATCGCCCACGTTCAGGAGAAACCGGTCATAGGGGTGGGGGGCATCCGAACTGGTGAGGATGCTGTGAAATTCATCATGGCTGGGGCCTCTCTGGTTGGGGTGTGTTCCGAGGCTATTCGTAAGGGGCCCGGTACTTATGGTCGGATTGCCTCAGGGATGTCTCAATGGATGGACGAGAAGGGGTATCGGTCCATAGACGAGATTCGAGGGCTCTACGGTCGGGCCTAGGTCGGGCATGTGTGTATTGAGGGGGGATTTTTCGTGATGAACCAGTATTCCGTCGTGGGATGCCCGGAGGTTCGAAAGGATGGCTGGGAGAAGGTCACCGGTCGGGCCCAGTATGTCGACGACATTCCACTTGATGGTTGTTGGTATGGAGGGGTCCTTCGCTCGCCGTCGGCTCGAGGGTGGCTAAAAGGTATCGAACGGGATCCAGGTTTTGACTGGTCTCGGGTCGTGGTGGTGAGTGCTGCCGATTTGCCTGGACCCAATATGGTGGCCTCCGTTCGGAACGACTGCCCTATCCTGGCTGAGGATCGGGTATCCTACGTGACCGAACCGGTGGCTCTGGTTGCCGCTCCCGATCGGGAGACTCTGAAAGCTGCTTTAGCAGCTCTGACTCCGGTGATCGAGCCTGACGGTGAGCCTGTCATCGACGTTTACGACGCGCTGAAGGGCGAGCGGCTGGTCTGGGGGCACGACAACGTGCTTCAGACCTTCGACATCGGCCGGGGTGATCTGGACGAGGGATTTGCCCAGGCTGACCTTATACTGGACGAGACGTATACGACGCAGCATCAGGAACAGGTGTACCTTGAGCCCCAGGGAGCTTTTGCCACGCCGGATCCCGACGGTCGAGGGGTCTCTGTGGATATCTCGTCTCAGTGTCCATTCTATGTCCATAACTCCGTGGTACAGGGACTGAACTTCGACCCTGATCGGGTGGTGATTCGTCAGACCGTCACCGGCGGTGGCTTTGGAGGCAAGGAGTTCTATCCGTCCCTGGTGGCCCTCCACGTGGCCATCCTGGCCCTGGCTGCGGGGCGCACGGTGAAAATGGTCTTCGATCGTCACGAGGACCTCGCAGCTACGTCCAAGCGTCATCCGTCGGTGACCAGGATCCGTGCGGGGTTCCTGAAGGACGGAACGCTTACCGCTATCGACGTGGATTTTATCCTGAACGGAGGTGCTACCACCACTCTGAGCGTTGTGGTCCTTCAGCGGGGGGTACTTCACGCCACCAGCTGTTATCGAGTACCCAACGTTCGGGTTCTGGGGCGGGCCGTTGCCACGAACCTTCCGCCCAGCGGCGCGTATAGGGGATTCGGCGTACCTCAATCCCTGTTTGCCATGGAACGCCACATGGACCTCGCTGCCGGGAGACTGGGCATGGATCCCGTGGCTATCCGTAGGAAAAACCTGTTGACGGTGGGTGACCTCCTGCCCTGTGGTCAGGTGCTCGACCAAGTGGCCGCTGAGACCGTATTGGATCGGGCTCTGGAGAGGTCAGAATATTATGAGAAGGTCGAGCGGTATAGCCGAGAGAACGAGCAAGGTGGACAGATCCTGAAAGGCATAGGCTTGTCTTTGTTCCTCCACGGAGGAGGGTTCACCGGATCGGGGGAGGACCATATTTTAGGTAAGACAAAAGTGGTCTTCGTGCCTGGTCGGACGTCCGAAGAGGGACGGCTGGAGCTTCGGATCAGTAATACCGAGATGGGACAGGGGGCGGCCACTGTGCTGTCTCAGATCGTGGCCCAGGGGCTTCAGGTGCCTCTGAACAGGGTCGACTATCTCGCCCCCGATACGTCTAAAGCATCCGACAGTGGTCCCACCGTGGCATCTCGGACTACGGTGGTTGTCGGTGCTATCCTTACCCGATCCGCCAGGGACATGCTGGACAAACTGTCGGGCTATGTATCGGAGAAACTGGGCTCTGATCCATCATATGGGGAGGGAGTGTTCCGTGTTGGCGATAGATGTCTGACTTTCTGGGAGGTCGCTCATGGCTATGCCGAAGAGAAAGGCGAGCTTGTGGGATGGGGCGAGTACGTCTCCACTGGCAGCCACTGGGACGACGATACCAGTACAGGAGATGCCTACCCGTCCTACTCCTGGGCCTGCGACGTTGTGGAGGTCGAGGTGAATCGGGATACCCTGGAGGTCGTTCCCACCGATCTGTGCGCGGTGGTTGATATAGGGACGGTGATCAATCCGATCCTGGCTGAGGGGCAGTTCGAAGGAGGGTCCCTTCAGGCTCTGGGGTACGGATGGATTGAGGATATGGCAGTCAAGGGCGACCGAATCGATGCTGGTTCCCTGAGCAAATACCTGATTCCTACAACGATGGATTCCCCTCGTTTCGACGTGGAGTTTGTCGAAATTCCCTACTCTCACGGACCATATGGAGCCAAGGGATTGGGGGAACTTCCACATG is part of the Dethiosulfovibrio peptidovorans genome and encodes:
- a CDS encoding aldehyde oxidase codes for the protein MNQYSVVGCPEVRKDGWEKVTGRAQYVDDIPLDGCWYGGVLRSPSARGWLKGIERDPGFDWSRVVVVSAADLPGPNMVASVRNDCPILAEDRVSYVTEPVALVAAPDRETLKAALAALTPVIEPDGEPVIDVYDALKGERLVWGHDNVLQTFDIGRGDLDEGFAQADLILDETYTTQHQEQVYLEPQGAFATPDPDGRGVSVDISSQCPFYVHNSVVQGLNFDPDRVVIRQTVTGGGFGGKEFYPSLVALHVAILALAAGRTVKMVFDRHEDLAATSKRHPSVTRIRAGFLKDGTLTAIDVDFILNGGATTTLSVVVLQRGVLHATSCYRVPNVRVLGRAVATNLPPSGAYRGFGVPQSLFAMERHMDLAAGRLGMDPVAIRRKNLLTVGDLLPCGQVLDQVAAETVLDRALERSEYYEKVERYSRENEQGGQILKGIGLSLFLHGGGFTGSGEDHILGKTKVVFVPGRTSEEGRLELRISNTEMGQGAATVLSQIVAQGLQVPLNRVDYLAPDTSKASDSGPTVASRTTVVVGAILTRSARDMLDKLSGYVSEKLGSDPSYGEGVFRVGDRCLTFWEVAHGYAEEKGELVGWGEYVSTGSHWDDDTSTGDAYPSYSWACDVVEVEVNRDTLEVVPTDLCAVVDIGTVINPILAEGQFEGGSLQALGYGWIEDMAVKGDRIDAGSLSKYLIPTTMDSPRFDVEFVEIPYSHGPYGAKGLGELPHDGGAPALAAAIGHALDVFPLDIPVTPERMTSMLAAKEERL
- a CDS encoding diguanylate cyclase — protein: MADLSVTLGNMTFKNPVLPAAGPNVMQRAQMLGAVDKGAGGIVTKTISREPAVYPKPCIAKGPCEGYLNCETWSDRPWREYLEDYRAVKQTGVPLICSIGYSPEDVAELGRALEAEVGPHAIEFSTHYVGKTLDPLKKVAEALKGAVSCPVWMKVSPSTPDIPEMARIMSQYVDGFVAVNSVGPALDFDIEKPRPRLGTEDGHGWLSGPAITGVALYAVYQIAHVQEKPVIGVGGIRTGEDAVKFIMAGASLVGVCSEAIRKGPGTYGRIASGMSQWMDEKGYRSIDEIRGLYGRA
- a CDS encoding aldehyde oxidase, which gives rise to MDKTFASVGHDVQKVDGLSLATGTGRYTDDFDAPGTLHVAVLRSPHAHALITDIDVSQAQAFPGVVDVLTYKNAYEDMPRVVHTTAGQGFPEPSPYDSWLFDDKVRFVGDRVAAVAAETLDIAREAISKIRVTYDVLEPLFDPELSLTPGAPVVHDRDEYMPIPVPYEPGKNLMAEKIFTIGDVDKGLAEADFILDQVYHTHYAHHCMMEPHSTFVTFDDIGRLVVYTSTSVPFHTRRILAQVLSIPLRKIHVIKPRVGGAYGGKQEVLLEPLAAKFALRTGRPVKFIFSREEVFMAARTRHPMRVHITTGLKEDGTITALRMDDLMTAGAYGSHGLTVLCNAASKVLPLFNKVENVEFIGRTVYTNQPVGGAYRGYGVTQATFGFMQHVDIIARRTGQDMLEYIKKWHIKEGEGSPVFEAIGEGKAGVPQVITCCKLSECIDRGAEAIGWYEKRDKKLSGGPDKVRGVGMAASMQGSGIPLIDMGSAYMKLNEDGSCNLLMGATDTGTGSDTIMCQIAAEVLGVAPTMVVPLASDTDVTPFDDGAYASSGTYVSGGAVRTCAEKFLENILKAASMMLEVPRDRLETAHGTVWDRENRDSCTDFGAIARFAMYGAGENLHQIQAYGSYTSPVSPPPFIAQFAEVEVDTRTGDVKVLHFVSAVDCGHALNPRMTEGQVEGGVLNGIGYALREQYLFDSKGRMTNPDFGNYKIFGSLDVPKIDTILVDSYEETGPFGAKSVSEVCINGPAPAIANAVFDAVGVRIFDLPLTPEKILEALKKLKK